In Archangium violaceum, the following are encoded in one genomic region:
- a CDS encoding phytoene desaturase family protein, producing the protein MKAMRVAVVGGGIGGLTAAGLLAKEGHDVTLFEGGPTLGGKAQCVKADGLVFDTGPTLLTLPEVVKGLFERLGAVELLPPITELEPQCTYRFADGCGFVAYKDLERTAQSAGELRPSERRGVHGFYAEAEAIWRAAGEPYLEAPFEGMAGFMARVARRGVVAMARGMKLATLDELARAHFKTDHMQQFVGRFATYAGASPYEASAAYALIPHIERAYGVHHVRGGIGALVDALGAAVKRQGVKVHLQARARYTRDARGYQVGPEGGEERFDTVVVNADPLDTLGRGSEPLSLSGYVLLLEVDGRPALPHHTVLFSRDYRREFDELFGGQLANDPTVYFCNPSATDPTMAPADKTGLFVMVNAPALPREPGACERAAAAWELQAERVKAQMFDKLLQHYPELRGRMRVVGQRTPVDLAALGAPGGSIYGFLPHGKFGPFRRPRIRGCSPGLFFAGGGTHPGGGVPLVMLSGRFAAEMASAHLRRSA; encoded by the coding sequence ATGAAGGCGATGCGTGTCGCGGTGGTGGGCGGCGGAATCGGAGGGCTGACGGCCGCCGGGCTCCTGGCGAAGGAGGGCCACGACGTCACGCTCTTCGAGGGAGGCCCTACCCTCGGAGGAAAGGCGCAGTGCGTGAAGGCGGACGGGCTCGTGTTCGACACCGGGCCCACGCTGCTCACGCTGCCGGAGGTGGTGAAGGGGCTGTTCGAGCGGCTGGGCGCGGTGGAGCTGCTGCCGCCCATCACGGAGCTGGAGCCCCAGTGCACCTACCGCTTCGCGGACGGGTGCGGCTTCGTGGCGTACAAGGACCTCGAGCGCACCGCGCAGAGCGCGGGCGAGCTGCGTCCGAGCGAGCGGCGCGGGGTGCATGGCTTCTACGCGGAGGCCGAGGCCATCTGGCGCGCCGCGGGGGAGCCGTACCTGGAGGCGCCCTTCGAGGGCATGGCGGGCTTCATGGCGCGCGTGGCCCGGCGGGGCGTGGTGGCGATGGCCCGGGGCATGAAGCTGGCGACGTTGGATGAGCTGGCGCGGGCGCACTTCAAGACGGACCACATGCAGCAGTTCGTGGGGCGCTTCGCCACGTACGCGGGGGCCTCGCCCTACGAGGCGAGCGCGGCGTATGCCCTCATCCCGCACATCGAGCGCGCGTACGGCGTGCACCACGTGCGGGGCGGCATCGGCGCGCTGGTGGACGCACTCGGGGCGGCGGTGAAGCGGCAGGGGGTGAAGGTGCACCTCCAGGCGCGAGCCCGCTACACGCGCGATGCGCGGGGCTACCAGGTGGGGCCCGAGGGCGGCGAGGAGCGCTTCGACACGGTGGTGGTGAACGCGGATCCGCTGGACACGCTGGGGCGGGGGAGCGAGCCCCTGTCGCTGTCGGGCTACGTGCTGCTGCTGGAGGTGGACGGCCGTCCGGCGCTGCCGCACCACACCGTGCTCTTCAGCCGCGACTACCGCCGCGAGTTCGACGAGCTCTTCGGCGGTCAGCTGGCCAATGATCCGACGGTGTACTTCTGCAACCCCTCGGCGACGGACCCGACGATGGCGCCCGCGGACAAGACGGGCCTCTTCGTCATGGTGAACGCCCCGGCATTGCCGCGCGAGCCGGGCGCCTGTGAGCGGGCGGCGGCCGCGTGGGAGCTGCAGGCCGAGCGGGTGAAGGCGCAGATGTTCGACAAGCTGCTGCAGCACTACCCGGAGCTGCGGGGGCGCATGCGGGTGGTGGGGCAGCGCACGCCGGTGGACCTGGCGGCGCTGGGCGCCCCGGGTGGCTCCATCTACGGCTTCCTGCCGCACGGGAAGTTCGGTCCCTTCCGCCGGCCGCGCATCCGGGGCTGCTCGCCGGGGCTCTTCTTCGCGGGGGGAGGCACGCACCCGGGAGGCGGAGTCCCACTGGTGATGCTGTCGGGCCGCTTCGCCGCGGAGATGGCGTCCGCGCACCTGCGGAGGAGCGCATGA
- a CDS encoding MerR family transcriptional regulator, which translates to MTLRIRTIARLTGIREATLRAWERRYGFPRPLRNESNYRVYSRDEVENIRRVAKLISEGLAVSEAIAQVRTTPVGELPVGERLEERFWSAVMMLDGDEADRVLGEARAAMDARTYCDAFLMPLLREMGMRLDIAREHMASALIRQRLRALLLAEDSPPEGPRVLLACPERDMHEGGLLALGLHLKRKGWRVTLLGADTPAEALRSACQQVHPDLVALSCVRRRDPGELQQVLSASVKACAPTLVVVGGPGAREHLKAIFSAGAQYAETAEELVLLWQQARGESNRT; encoded by the coding sequence ATGACGCTGCGCATCCGAACCATCGCCCGGCTGACGGGCATCCGCGAGGCCACGCTGCGGGCGTGGGAGCGGCGCTATGGCTTCCCGCGCCCCCTCCGCAACGAGAGCAACTACCGCGTCTACTCGCGCGACGAGGTGGAGAACATCCGCCGGGTGGCGAAGCTCATCTCCGAGGGGCTGGCGGTGAGCGAGGCGATCGCCCAGGTGCGGACGACGCCGGTGGGCGAGCTGCCGGTGGGCGAGCGGCTGGAGGAGCGCTTCTGGTCGGCGGTGATGATGCTGGACGGGGACGAGGCGGACCGGGTGCTGGGCGAGGCGCGGGCCGCGATGGACGCGCGGACCTACTGTGACGCCTTCCTCATGCCGCTGCTGCGGGAGATGGGGATGAGGCTGGACATCGCGCGGGAGCACATGGCCTCGGCGCTCATCCGCCAGCGGCTGCGCGCGCTGCTGCTGGCCGAGGACTCGCCCCCGGAGGGCCCCCGGGTGCTGCTGGCCTGCCCGGAGCGGGACATGCACGAGGGCGGACTGCTGGCGCTGGGACTTCACCTGAAGCGAAAGGGCTGGAGGGTGACGCTGCTGGGGGCGGACACGCCGGCGGAGGCGTTGCGCTCGGCGTGCCAGCAGGTGCACCCGGATCTGGTGGCGCTCTCCTGCGTGCGGAGGAGGGATCCAGGGGAGCTGCAACAGGTGCTGAGCGCCTCGGTCAAGGCGTGTGCTCCGACGCTGGTGGTGGTAGGAGGGCCGGGCGCGCGTGAGCACCTGAAGGCCATCTTCAGCGCGGGGGCGCAGTACGCCGAGACCGCGGAGGAGCTGGTGCTCCTCTGGCAGCAGGCGCGCGGCGAGTCGAACCGCACCTGA
- a CDS encoding phytoene/squalene synthase family protein, translated as MKAHDNTLVARGYEMAERVTRNHAKSFFFASFMLFGMRRKAAFALYAYCRRLDDMVDVADGADQGAVPEGLGERLVRARRAVAELFLETPELADPRMPPPSTRASGGEGPWDAAELAALVDCIRRFRVPEQPMQDLISGMEMDLTKRRYDSWAELDLYCYRVAGVVGLMMAPMLGCSDEWALGPAADLGRAMQLTNILRDVKEDLDRDRVYLPLDELAAFGLSVDDLRRGVVDDRWRDFMRFQIDRARAYYARAAAGIPALTGFGCQRMVKLMGSIYGDILRAIEQNDYDVFKGRLSVPGSRKLALATAILVRPTSVLPAPPTPEVKVPLLPRGITPGVSP; from the coding sequence ATGAAGGCGCACGACAACACCCTGGTGGCACGTGGTTACGAGATGGCGGAGCGCGTGACTCGCAATCACGCCAAGAGCTTCTTCTTCGCCTCGTTCATGCTCTTCGGCATGCGGCGCAAGGCGGCCTTCGCGCTCTACGCCTACTGCCGGCGGCTGGATGACATGGTGGACGTGGCGGACGGCGCGGACCAGGGCGCGGTGCCCGAGGGGCTGGGCGAGCGGCTGGTGCGCGCGCGCCGGGCGGTGGCCGAGCTCTTCCTGGAGACGCCGGAGCTGGCCGATCCGCGCATGCCTCCGCCCTCCACGCGCGCCAGTGGCGGCGAGGGTCCGTGGGACGCGGCGGAGCTGGCCGCGCTGGTGGACTGCATCCGCCGCTTCCGCGTCCCCGAGCAGCCCATGCAGGACCTCATCTCCGGCATGGAGATGGACCTGACGAAGCGCCGCTACGACAGCTGGGCGGAGCTGGACCTGTACTGCTACCGGGTGGCGGGCGTGGTGGGGTTGATGATGGCGCCGATGCTGGGCTGCTCGGACGAGTGGGCGCTCGGGCCGGCGGCGGACCTGGGCCGCGCCATGCAGCTCACCAACATCCTCCGGGACGTGAAGGAGGATCTGGATCGCGACCGCGTCTACCTGCCCTTGGACGAGCTGGCCGCCTTCGGTCTGTCCGTGGACGACCTGCGCCGGGGCGTGGTGGATGACCGCTGGCGCGACTTCATGCGCTTCCAGATCGACCGGGCGCGCGCCTACTACGCGAGGGCGGCGGCGGGCATCCCCGCGCTCACCGGCTTCGGCTGCCAGCGCATGGTGAAGCTGATGGGCTCCATCTACGGGGACATCCTGCGCGCCATCGAGCAGAACGACTACGACGTCTTCAAGGGGCGGCTGTCGGTGCCGGGCTCGCGCAAGCTGGCGCTGGCCACGGCCATCCTGGTGCGGCCCACCTCGGTGCTTCCAGCACCACCGACGCCTGAGGTGAAGGTGCCGCTGCTGCCCAGGGGCATCACTCCGGGAGTCAGCCCATGA
- a CDS encoding hydroxymethylglutaryl-CoA reductase, degradative: MSDDKIQRLQVRRSSRLSGFYRQTPESRRTRLVESRWLEPEEAEACAGLGGFDEACADTMVENVIGLHGLPLGLALNFVVNGQDRLVPMSVEEPSIIAAASYAARLCAEGGGFTVTADEPITTAQVQLLDVPSLAEAETVLRTRAPELLAEANGLLGTMCARGGGARELEVRVLDATTLVVHLHVDTRDAMGANLVNGLAEKMAPRLAALTRSRAGLKILTNLADRRKVYVRARVPAAALAFEGFPDGAAVRDAILEAHLFAELDPYRAVTHNKGVMNGVDAVLVACGNDWRAVEAGAHAYAARSGVYRPLTSWKKGPQGELEGQLVMPLATSTVGGAARTHPGVRRALKLACVKSAVDLACVAAAAGLATNLSALKALSTEGIQKGHMALHARRVAAEVGAEGELVEIVAERLARERVYRPERAREILAEEVRRKGASR, from the coding sequence ATGAGCGACGACAAGATACAGAGGCTGCAGGTGCGGCGCTCCTCGCGGCTGTCGGGCTTCTACCGGCAGACGCCGGAGAGCCGCCGCACCCGGCTGGTGGAGTCGCGCTGGCTGGAGCCGGAGGAGGCCGAGGCGTGCGCGGGCCTGGGTGGTTTCGACGAGGCCTGCGCGGACACCATGGTGGAGAACGTCATCGGCCTGCACGGCCTGCCGCTGGGCCTGGCGCTCAACTTCGTGGTGAACGGGCAGGACCGGCTGGTGCCCATGTCGGTGGAGGAGCCCTCCATCATCGCCGCGGCCAGCTACGCCGCGCGCCTGTGCGCCGAGGGCGGCGGCTTCACCGTGACGGCGGACGAGCCCATCACCACCGCCCAGGTGCAGCTGCTGGACGTGCCCTCGCTGGCCGAGGCGGAGACGGTGCTGCGCACGCGAGCGCCCGAGCTGCTGGCCGAGGCCAATGGTCTGCTGGGGACCATGTGCGCCCGGGGTGGAGGGGCACGCGAGCTGGAGGTGCGCGTTCTGGACGCCACCACGCTCGTCGTCCACCTGCACGTGGACACGCGCGATGCCATGGGGGCCAACCTCGTCAACGGGCTGGCCGAGAAGATGGCGCCGCGGCTCGCGGCCCTCACGAGGAGCCGGGCGGGGCTGAAGATCCTCACCAACCTGGCGGATCGCCGGAAGGTGTACGTGCGGGCGCGAGTCCCCGCGGCGGCGCTGGCCTTCGAGGGCTTCCCCGATGGTGCGGCGGTGCGGGATGCCATCCTGGAGGCCCACCTCTTCGCGGAGTTGGATCCATACCGGGCCGTCACCCACAACAAGGGCGTGATGAACGGGGTGGACGCGGTGCTGGTGGCGTGCGGCAACGACTGGCGCGCGGTGGAGGCGGGGGCGCACGCGTACGCGGCGCGCTCGGGCGTGTACCGGCCGCTCACGTCGTGGAAGAAGGGGCCGCAGGGCGAGCTGGAGGGGCAGCTGGTGATGCCGCTGGCCACCTCGACGGTGGGCGGAGCGGCGCGCACGCATCCGGGCGTGCGGCGGGCGCTGAAGCTGGCCTGTGTGAAGAGCGCGGTGGACCTGGCGTGCGTGGCGGCGGCGGCGGGACTGGCCACCAACCTGTCGGCCCTCAAGGCGCTGTCCACCGAGGGCATCCAGAAGGGGCACATGGCGCTGCACGCACGGCGCGTGGCCGCGGAGGTGGGGGCGGAGGGAGAGCTGGTGGAGATCGTCGCCGAGCGGTTGGCGCGTGAGCGCGTCTACCGGCCGGAGCGCGCGCGGGAGATCCTCGCCGAGGAGGTACGGCGCAAGGGGGCCTCGAGATGA
- a CDS encoding glycosyltransferase, with protein sequence MNPLVVMGLGWTVLAGGFSAVALARLLRRRRAVEPTRVPVLLLRPVDEPTARELENLSRPIDYAGPLEHVVLSPREPRLPEGVRWLRSDPSTPNRKVGHLLFALETLRREGRVVLVVDADVAVTGALVEGLASPVEAGAALSTAVPTPVGEAGLADRAVAGLLRRTHHSFRALHVMSAGAKSVCGKALGLSDRAMDELEGLADHIGEDLELSKRLHARGLDVALCEVPAVVPLASGTWEAALARFTRWMQVLESHRPGLYPTVPLLFTPTWPLLALGVLMGSEWLAMAVGGLLCMRTLLSWRLTVLSTPLPLGEGRGEGIGTTVRHVALDWLLGEALLLCAFLSSLVHPPRVTWRGRTYALHAGGRMSPMWTELSGGGRG encoded by the coding sequence ATGAACCCGCTGGTGGTGATGGGCCTGGGCTGGACGGTGCTGGCCGGGGGCTTCAGCGCGGTGGCCCTGGCGAGGCTGTTGCGGCGGCGCCGTGCGGTGGAGCCCACGCGGGTGCCGGTGCTGCTGCTGCGGCCGGTGGACGAGCCCACGGCCCGGGAGCTGGAGAACCTGTCCAGGCCGATCGATTACGCGGGGCCACTGGAGCACGTGGTGCTCTCGCCGAGGGAGCCGCGGTTGCCCGAGGGCGTGCGGTGGTTGCGGAGCGACCCCTCGACGCCGAACCGGAAGGTGGGCCACCTGCTGTTCGCGCTGGAGACACTGCGGAGAGAGGGGCGTGTGGTGTTGGTGGTGGACGCGGACGTGGCGGTGACGGGGGCGCTGGTGGAAGGCCTGGCGTCGCCGGTGGAGGCGGGGGCGGCGCTGAGCACGGCGGTGCCGACGCCGGTGGGCGAGGCTGGCCTGGCGGATCGGGCGGTGGCGGGGCTGCTGCGCCGTACACACCACAGCTTCCGGGCGCTGCACGTGATGAGCGCGGGAGCGAAGTCGGTGTGCGGCAAGGCGCTGGGGCTGAGCGACCGGGCGATGGACGAGCTGGAGGGGCTGGCGGACCACATTGGCGAGGACCTGGAGCTGTCGAAGCGGTTGCACGCGCGAGGGCTGGACGTGGCGCTGTGCGAGGTGCCGGCGGTAGTGCCCCTGGCGTCTGGTACGTGGGAGGCGGCGCTGGCCCGTTTCACGAGGTGGATGCAGGTATTGGAGAGTCACAGGCCGGGCCTCTACCCGACGGTCCCACTGCTCTTCACGCCGACGTGGCCGCTGCTGGCGTTGGGGGTGCTGATGGGCTCGGAGTGGCTGGCGATGGCGGTGGGGGGTCTGCTGTGCATGAGAACCCTGTTGTCCTGGCGTCTGACGGTGCTCAGCACCCCTCTCCCCCTGGGAGAGGGACGGGGTGAGGGTATAGGAACCACCGTGCGCCACGTGGCACTGGACTGGCTGTTGGGAGAGGCGCTGTTGCTGTGCGCCTTTCTCTCCTCGCTCGTACACCCGCCGAGGGTGACCTGGAGAGGGCGCACCTACGCGTTGCACGCGGGGGGGCGGATGTCACCGATGTGGACGGAGCTGAGTGGAGGAGGCCGGGGATGA
- a CDS encoding lysophospholipid acyltransferase family protein, with product MIRAAKGGLFGWVLDGYVGWKFRSAFRGLWVRGGLPGGEGSRLVYANHSNWWDGFVLHQVGRAAGWDAYCVMEEHNLERYRFLSRLGAFSIRRGEWASSLETLRYAGQLLRRPRAAVCIFPEGELRPFGVVPLRLERGVELLARVGRVECVPLAIRYAFFEHERPDVLVEVGTPHAAGTLSRFQSELEGAVRRLAETTSLEGFTRVVSGGLGVAERWDVVRGRAPSA from the coding sequence GTGATTCGCGCGGCCAAGGGCGGACTCTTCGGGTGGGTGCTCGATGGATACGTCGGGTGGAAGTTCCGCTCGGCGTTTCGCGGCCTGTGGGTGCGAGGAGGGCTGCCGGGAGGGGAGGGGTCGCGCCTCGTGTACGCCAACCATAGCAACTGGTGGGACGGCTTCGTGCTGCACCAGGTGGGGCGGGCGGCGGGGTGGGACGCGTACTGCGTGATGGAGGAGCACAACCTGGAGCGCTACCGTTTCCTGTCGCGGCTGGGGGCGTTCAGCATCCGCCGGGGCGAGTGGGCCTCGTCGCTGGAGACGTTGCGTTACGCGGGCCAGCTGTTGCGCAGACCCCGGGCGGCGGTGTGCATCTTCCCGGAGGGAGAGCTGCGGCCCTTCGGGGTGGTGCCGTTGCGGCTGGAGCGGGGAGTGGAGCTGCTGGCGCGGGTGGGGCGGGTGGAGTGCGTGCCGCTGGCCATCCGCTATGCCTTCTTCGAGCACGAGCGGCCGGACGTGCTGGTGGAGGTGGGGACGCCGCACGCTGCGGGGACGCTGTCGCGCTTCCAGTCGGAGCTGGAGGGGGCGGTGCGGCGGCTGGCGGAGACGACGAGCCTGGAGGGCTTCACGCGGGTGGTGTCCGGGGGCCTGGGGGTGGCGGAGCGCTGGGACGTGGTGAGGGGGAGGGCGCCTTCGGCATGA
- a CDS encoding carotenoid 1,2-hydratase: MRLLDPASAPRASYGYGWLDALPALPDTAGAYRWFYADVTAGEYSAVFIFMVGSLFSPRYSAGVKRGALPLEHCAVNFALYHQGRRQRWVLSEYPEASMQGNGRALRIGRSLLEYAPDGTVRLEVDERCAPFGRAVRASLVLEPQVPAAEELQLVPGLPHYWRALAPRAKARLEVASEGVVSEGLGYHDSNHGAELLGARLPGWHWARVHGPEETVVDYHLPGGVAPVRVSAGALGTKCERRPLLAEARPTSLTGWGLRVPARLHAGNTVVGVPKLLESSPFYARVEARRSGLDVMGEVADFRRFHSPFIRWMAHFRTRVERGT; the protein is encoded by the coding sequence ATGAGGCTGCTGGACCCTGCATCGGCCCCGAGAGCCTCGTATGGGTATGGCTGGCTGGATGCGTTGCCGGCGCTGCCGGACACGGCGGGGGCCTACCGCTGGTTCTACGCGGACGTGACGGCGGGGGAGTACAGCGCGGTGTTCATCTTCATGGTGGGCTCGCTCTTCTCCCCGCGTTACTCGGCGGGAGTGAAGCGTGGGGCCCTGCCGCTCGAGCACTGCGCGGTGAACTTCGCGCTCTACCACCAGGGCAGGCGCCAGCGCTGGGTGCTGAGCGAGTACCCGGAGGCCTCGATGCAGGGCAATGGCCGGGCGCTGCGGATTGGCCGCTCGCTGCTGGAGTACGCGCCGGACGGCACGGTGCGCCTGGAGGTGGACGAGCGGTGCGCGCCCTTCGGAAGGGCGGTGCGGGCGAGTCTGGTGTTGGAGCCCCAGGTGCCGGCGGCGGAGGAGCTGCAACTGGTGCCGGGGTTGCCGCACTACTGGCGGGCGCTGGCCCCCCGGGCGAAGGCCCGGCTGGAGGTGGCCTCGGAGGGGGTGGTGTCGGAGGGGCTGGGCTACCACGACAGCAACCACGGAGCGGAGCTGCTGGGCGCGAGGCTGCCGGGGTGGCACTGGGCGCGCGTGCACGGGCCGGAGGAGACGGTGGTGGACTACCACCTGCCGGGCGGGGTGGCGCCGGTGCGGGTGTCGGCGGGCGCGCTGGGGACGAAGTGCGAGCGCAGGCCCCTGCTGGCCGAGGCGCGGCCGACGAGCCTGACGGGCTGGGGCCTGCGGGTGCCGGCGCGGTTGCATGCGGGCAACACGGTGGTGGGCGTGCCGAAGCTGCTGGAGTCCTCGCCCTTCTACGCCCGGGTGGAGGCCCGGCGGAGCGGGCTGGACGTGATGGGGGAGGTGGCGGACTTCCGCCGCTTCCACTCGCCCTTCATCCGCTGGATGGCGCACTTCCGCACGCGCGTGGAGCGTGGGACATGA
- a CDS encoding lycopene cyclase domain-containing protein, with product MMESRWAYLIHLLAWAVPFIVLQLGFLVHHFRGRTWAVLGAVLPPALVVGTYLVVADHLAIRVGIWNFGEGKHLGVYVAGVPLEEILFFLLTSVMVSLGLTLFTVLLSRREARVP from the coding sequence ATGATGGAGTCGCGCTGGGCGTACCTCATCCACCTGCTGGCGTGGGCGGTGCCCTTCATCGTGTTGCAGCTGGGGTTCTTGGTGCACCACTTCCGGGGCCGTACGTGGGCGGTGCTGGGGGCAGTGTTGCCTCCGGCGCTGGTGGTGGGCACGTACCTGGTGGTGGCGGACCACCTGGCCATCCGGGTGGGCATCTGGAACTTCGGCGAGGGCAAGCACCTGGGCGTCTACGTGGCGGGGGTGCCGCTGGAGGAGATCCTCTTCTTCCTGCTGACGAGCGTGATGGTGTCGCTGGGGCTGACGCTCTTCACGGTTCTCCTATCGCGGCGGGAGGCGCGTGTGCCGTGA
- a CDS encoding lycopene cyclase domain-containing protein — translation MTYARFLGLFVVLPILFLLVRYRRTLSWRGLAPMGILLVVVYAATSPWDNLAVKWGLWGFDPERIWGIKLGYLPLEEYLFFGLQTLLVGLWAGERLRRVLEAPAKKSAAETPKAREARLDGEEVAS, via the coding sequence ATGACGTACGCACGTTTCCTGGGACTGTTCGTCGTCCTGCCGATCCTCTTCCTGCTGGTGCGCTACCGGCGGACGCTGTCGTGGCGAGGTCTGGCGCCGATGGGGATTCTGCTGGTGGTGGTCTACGCGGCGACGTCGCCGTGGGACAACCTGGCGGTGAAGTGGGGGCTGTGGGGCTTCGACCCGGAGCGCATCTGGGGAATCAAGCTGGGCTACCTGCCGCTGGAGGAGTACCTCTTCTTCGGGCTGCAGACGTTGCTGGTGGGGCTCTGGGCGGGCGAGCGGCTGCGGCGGGTGCTGGAGGCACCGGCGAAGAAGAGCGCGGCGGAAACCCCCAAGGCGCGCGAGGCCCGGCTGGACGGGGAGGAGGTGGCGTCATGA